In Paenibacillus phoenicis, one genomic interval encodes:
- the hpf gene encoding ribosome hibernation-promoting factor, HPF/YfiA family has product MNFSIRGQQIEVTEALRDYVDKKLSRLDKYFDAPPTSDGTVTLSVVRGLHAVEVTIPLTGVVLRAEDRSDDMYASIDAVVDKLERQIRKHKTKINRKLRQKGVKNSLFVEDATTGSVALDEGEEELEVVRTKRFTLKPMDVEEAILQMNMVGHNFFVFSNIDTKEVNVVYKRNDGKYGLIEQD; this is encoded by the coding sequence ATGAATTTTAGTATTCGAGGACAGCAGATTGAAGTGACTGAGGCCTTGCGTGACTACGTAGACAAGAAACTCAGCCGACTAGACAAGTACTTTGATGCACCCCCTACCTCAGACGGTACTGTCACGTTAAGTGTGGTACGAGGCTTGCACGCGGTCGAGGTAACGATTCCTTTGACCGGCGTTGTGCTCCGTGCGGAAGACCGCAGCGACGACATGTACGCATCCATTGATGCGGTTGTGGACAAGCTTGAACGTCAAATCCGCAAGCACAAAACGAAAATCAACCGTAAACTGCGCCAGAAGGGCGTGAAGAACAGCCTCTTTGTAGAGGACGCGACCACAGGCTCCGTTGCGCTGGATGAAGGCGAGGAAGAGCTGGAAGTGGTTCGCACGAAACGCTTTACCTTGAAGCCGATGGACGTAGAGGAAGCGATTTTGCAAATGAATATGGTAGGACACAACTTCTTCGTTTTCTCGAACATCGACACTAAGGAAGTTAACGTCGTCTACAAGCGCAATGACGGCAAATACGGTTTGATTGAACAGGATTAA
- a CDS encoding VanZ family protein, whose translation MHNLRPWLRWLPAIAMMVILFGFSSQSYQEQSLVQEIEKKTSDQWIENRFGGIRFSYGGHEISVDRVGGASFIEFFIRKAAHFGSYALLAAFLVYALGGCGRSNRRLLFAILIAFLYACTDELHQSFTPGRTAMVQDVLLDTIGAACGAAFTILLKSRWRTGKRRRA comes from the coding sequence TTGCACAACCTTCGGCCTTGGCTGCGCTGGCTGCCGGCGATCGCGATGATGGTGATTCTGTTCGGGTTCTCTTCGCAGTCTTATCAGGAGCAGTCGCTGGTGCAGGAAATCGAGAAAAAGACCTCGGATCAGTGGATTGAGAACCGATTCGGCGGGATCCGGTTCAGCTACGGCGGGCATGAGATCAGCGTAGATCGTGTGGGCGGGGCGAGCTTCATCGAGTTCTTTATCCGCAAAGCAGCGCATTTCGGCAGTTATGCCCTGTTGGCGGCATTCCTGGTTTACGCCTTAGGCGGTTGTGGGCGCTCCAATCGGCGACTGCTCTTCGCGATCCTGATCGCGTTCCTCTATGCCTGCACGGATGAGCTGCACCAGAGCTTTACGCCGGGGCGGACGGCGATGGTGCAGGACGTGCTGCTGGATACGATCGGGGCGGCATGCGGCGCGGCGTTCACGATTTTGTTGAAATCCCGGTGGAGAACCGGGAAGCGTCGCCGGGCTTGA
- a CDS encoding cold-shock protein, whose product MQGKVKWFNAEKGYGFIETEEGGDVFVHFSAIQAEGFKTLEEGQSVEFEIVEGARGPQAANVIKL is encoded by the coding sequence ATGCAAGGTAAAGTAAAATGGTTCAACGCAGAAAAAGGCTACGGTTTCATCGAAACTGAAGAAGGCGGCGACGTATTCGTACACTTCTCCGCGATCCAAGCTGAAGGCTTCAAAACGCTGGAAGAAGGCCAATCCGTCGAGTTCGAAATCGTTGAAGGCGCACGTGGTCCACAAGCCGCTAACGTAATCAAACTGTAA